The Streptomyces sp. NBC_00597 DNA segment CGCCCGGGGCTCAGCGCCCGGGGGTGCGGGGCCAGGGCACAGCGCCCGGGGCTCGGGGCCAGGGCTCAGGACCAGGGCTCAGTGCCCGGGGGTGCAGGGCCGGAGCCCGGAGCCCGGAGCCCAGGGCTTCAGGGCCGGGCCTCTGGCCCGACCCGGGCCTTCCGCTCACGTCGTCGCTTCCGGCCTCGGGGTCTTCTGCCAGGGGTGGCGGGTCGGTGCGGGGGTGGGGTTCAGGGCCGCCGGGCGGGCCGACGGGGGCTCCGGGGCGCGGTCGGCGGTCCCGGACGGGGGCTGCGAGGTGTGCCCGGCCGGGGGCTGTTGGGCGTCCCAGGCCGCTGCCGCCGCCGCGAGGTCGTCCACCGATTCCCGGGACCAGTCCCGCAGCGCACCCGATTCGACCTCGATCTGCGCCGACAGCGCCGACAGGTCGTCCTGGGCGAAGCGCCGGGCACGGTCGCGGGCGGCCCACCGCAGCGAGTCCGCCGCCTGTGTGATCTTGGCGGTCCGTTCCTTCAGGTCGGGCAGCATGCCGGCGATCCGCCCGCGGTCCGGCTCCTGCTCCAGCCGCTTCAGCTCGTCGTCCAGCTCGTGTCCGTGCTCGCTCAGCCGCTCGAACAGCCCGATCGACTCCTTCAGCGAGGCGTCCGTCTGCACCCCCTGGTACAGCGCCTGCTGCGTGGCCCGCATGGACGTCCGCAGGTCCAGCCGCAGCTGTGCCAGTGCCCCGGTGACACCCACCTGCCCGAAGCTCTTCGCCTTCAGCGCGGTGTCCTCCACGGTGCGGCGGGCCTGAGTGATCGTACGGTCCACGCCGCGCTTCGCCGCCCCGACCACCTTCACGGTGGCCCAGGCCCCCAGCCCCAGGAAGGCGAACAGCACCAACAGGGCAAAGATGATGATCAACGCGCCCGCCTCCATGAGAGGCTCCCTTCCCCTGCCGTTTCCGTCCCTTCCACGGTAAACGCCACGGGCAGGTTGGGGGTTCCAAACGAACCCCCAACCTGCCCGTACGGGAATCCCCCTAGATCGGGGGAGCGACGCTTCAGACGACGATGTTCACCAGCTTCGGCGCGCGCACGATCACCTTGCGGATCTCGGCCCCGCCCAGTGCCGCCACGACCGCCTCGTCGGCCAGCGCCAGCTGCTCCAGGTCACCCTCGGAGATCGTCGGCGGCACCTCCAGGCGGGCCTTGACCTTGCCCTTGATCTGGACGACGCAGGTCACGCTCTCGTCCACCACGTACGCCGGGTCCGCGACCGGGAAGTCCTGGTGGACCACCGAGTCGGGGTGGCCCAGGCGGTGCCACAGCTCTTCCGCGATGTGCGGGGCCAGCGGGGCGATCAGCAGGACCAGCCGCTCCGCGACCGAGCGCTCCAGCGGGCGGCCGGCCTTGGTCAGCGCGTTGTTCAGCTCGGTGATCTTCGCGATGGCCGTGTTGAAGCGCAGGCCGGCCATGTCGGCGCCGGCCCCGTCGATGGCCTTGTGCAGCGCGCGCAGGGTGTCCTCGCCCGGCTCGGCGTCGACGACGGTGACCGCACCGGTCTCCTCGTCCACGATGTTGCGCCACAGGCGCTGCAGCAGCCGGTACTGGCCCACCACGGCCCGGGTGTCCCACGGACGCGAGACGTCCAGCGGGCCCATCGCCATCTCGTACAGGCGCAGGGTGTCCGCGCCGTACTCCTCGCAGATCTCGTCCGGCGTGACGGCGTTCTTGAGGGACTTGCCCATCTTGCCGTGCTCGCGCTTGACGGGCTCGCCCCGGTAGAAGTAGCCGCCGTCGCGCTCCTCGACCTCGGCCGCAGGTACGTACACACCGCGCGCGTCGGTGTAGGCGTACGCCTGGATCATGCCCTGGTTGAACAGCTTGTGGAACGGCTCGGCCGAGGAGACGTGCCCCAGGTCGAACAGGACCTTCGACCAGAAGCGCGCGTACAGCAGGTGCAGCACCGCGTGCTCGGCGCCGCCGACGTACAGGTCGACGCCGCCGTGCGGCGCGTCCTCGCGCGGACCCATCCAGTACTGCTCGATCGCCGGGTCCACCAGGGCCGACGCGTTGTGGGGGTCCAGGTAGCGCAGCTCGTACCAGCAGGAACCGGCCCAGTTGGGCATGGTGTTGGTCTCGCGGCGGTACGAGCGCACCCCGCGCCCGTCACCCAGGTCCAGCTCGACGTTGACCCACTCCGCGTTCCGCGACAGCGGGGTCTCCGGCTTCGAGGCGGCGTCGTCCGGCTCGAACGTGCGCGGCGAGTAGTCCTCGACCTCGGGCAGTTCCAGCGGCAGCATCGACTCGGGCAGCGGGTGCGCGACGCCGTCCTCGTCGTAGACGATCGGGAAGGGCTCGCCCCAGTAGCGCTGGCGGCTGAACAGCCAGTCGCGCAGCCGGAAGTTGACCGTCCCCTCACCGATGCCCTGCTCGGCCAGCCACGCCGTGATGGCTGCCTTGGCCTCGACGACGCCCAGGCCGTCCAGGGAGACGCCCTCGCCCGTCGAGTTCACGATGGTGCCGTCGTACGAGGAGAACGCGTCCTCCCACTCCGCCGGGTCGGCGTCGCGGTCGTCCGAGGGCTCCACGACGCAGCGCATCGACAGTTCGAAGGCGCGGGCGAACTCGAAGTCGCGGCTGTCGTGCGCCGGGACGGCCATGATCGCCCCGGTGCCGTAGCCCATCAGCACGTAGTCCGCGATGAAGACGGGGACCTGGTCGCCGCTGACCGGGTTGGTCGCGTACGCGCCGGTGAACACACCGGTCTTGTCCTTGGCCTCGGCCTGGCGCTCGACGTCCGACTTCGCGGCGGCCTGCTTGCGGTACGCGTCCACGGCCTCGCCGGGGGTGGCGGCGCCGCCGGTCCACACCTGGTGCGTGCCCTCGGGCCACTCGGCCGGGACGATCTTCTCAACCAGCGCGTGCTCGGGCGCCAGCACCATGTAGGTGGCGCCGAACAGGGTGTCGGGACGCGTGGTGAACACGGTGATGGCGTCGTCGCCGACCGCGAAGTCGACGCGCGCGCCCTCGCTGCGGCCGATCCAGTTGCGCTGCTGCAGCTTGATGGCCTCGGGCCAGTCCAGCGCGTCCAGGTCGTCCAGCAGGCGGTCCGCGTAAGCGGTGATGCGCATGTTCCACTGGCTCAGCTTGGCCTTGAAGACCGGGAAGTTGCCGCGCTCGGAGCGGCCGTCCGCGGTGACCTCCTCGTTGGCCAGTACGGTGCCCAGCCCGGGGCACCAGTTCACGGGCGCGTCGGAGGCGTACGCCAGCCGGTGCTCGTTCAGTGCGTCGGCCCGCTCGCCCGCGGTCAGCTCGGCCCAGGAACGGCCGCCGGGGACCTCACGGGAGCCGTCCTCGAAGGCGGCGACCAGCTCGGCGATCGGACGGGCCTTGGCCGCGTCCGCGTCGTACCAGGAGTTGTAGATCTGCAGGAAGATCCACTGGGTCCACTTGTAGTAGTCCGGGTCGATCGTCGCGAACGAGCGGCGCTTGTCGTGGCCCAGGCCCAGGCGGCGCAGCTGGACCTTCATGTTCTCGATGTTCGCCTCGGTGGAGACGCGCGGGTGCGTGCCGGTCTGCACGGCGTACTGCTCGGCCGGCAGGCCGAAGGCGTCGAAGCCCAGGGTGTGCAGGACGTTGTGGCCGCTCATCCGCTGGTGGCGGGCGAAGACGTCGGTGGCGATGTACCCCAGCGGGTGACCGACGTGCAGGCCCGCACCGGAGGGGTAAGGGAACATGTCCATGATGAACTTCTTGGGCCGCGCGACGACCGCCGCCGCCTCGGCGGACTCGGCCCCGGCCAGGTCACCGGTCGGGTTCGGGGCCTCGTAGGTGCCCTCCGCGTCCCATACGTCCTGCCAGCGTGCCTCGATGTCGGCGGCCATGGCAGCCGTGTAACGGTGCGCCTCGGCCGCCTCGGCCGGGGTGTTCGTCTCGCTCATGATTTCTGAAGCTCCATCGATCGTCTCTGCCGTCTCTGCCTGCCCAAACGAAAAAACCCCTCGCACAGGAGGGGGCGCCGCGCCGATGCCGACCGTGTCGAAGGTCGGTACTGATCAGCGCGGCTCGGTAAGCAGAAGGCGTACGGCACGCATGGCGCCAGGGTACCGCAGCGGCCTCGACCGCCGCTCGACCGTTCCGCACAACGAGAAGCGGGCCACCCGATCCGGGTGGCCCGCTTCTCTTCTGTGGAGCTAAGGAGAATTGAACTCCTGACCTCCTGCATGCCATGCAGGCGCTCTACCAACTGAGCTATAGCCCCTTGCTTCTCTGCCGCCGGGCCCCTTCTCGGTTTCCCTTGCCGGTTCCCCCTGGCGACATCGAGAACATTACACGGTCATGGCCCAGGTCCAAAAATCGGTTTCCGGGCGATGCGCTTCGCCCGGTTCGCCCGATCTGCGGCCCCATCGGCCATGCCCGTTCCCTGCCGCGGCCCTACGCCCTGGCGAACTGGTAGAACCGCTTGAGCGTGCAGTGTTCGTCGAGTAGGCGGCCGTAGATCGGCTCCCCTTCCAGCTCGCGGTACGTCTCGATCGGGTCGCCTTTTATGATCAGCGCCCGCGCGCATTCCTCGCACCAGTACTGGTAGTCGGGGTTGACCGGGTCCATGTCCCGCACGATCGGCGTGCCGTTGTTGCACCAGTCGCACCGCCGCCGGTGTGCACCCATCCGTCAGCGACTCCCTCCCGCATCGGGCCGTCGACTCCCCCTCCGGCGTTCCGATTCTGCCACGCGGGTGCGGGGCAGGTCAGCAGGCGCCGAAGGTACAAACGGAAGGATCCCGCCCCCTGTTGGGGACGGGATCCTGATTGTGGAGCTAAGGAGAATTGAACTCCTGACCTCCTGCATGCCATGCAGGCGCTCTACCAACTGAGCTATAGCCCCGCTCTCCGCTGCGCTCCCCCCGTTTCCGGTGTTCTGCGCTGCGAACAAGAAGAACTCTAGCCTGTGACCAGCCGGAAAGTGAAATCCGGGTGGGAGCCGCCCTGAGGCGGGCTCAGTCGTCGTCGCCGAGCACCGGTTCCGGCAGCGTGCCGGCATTGTGCTCCATCAGACGCCAGCCGCGCGCGCCCTCGCCGAGGACGGACCAACAGCAGTTGGAGAGCCCGCCCAGGCTCTCCCAGGCGTACGCCTCCAGGCCCAGCAGCCGGCCGATGGTCGTACGGATGGTGCCGCCGTGGCTGACCACGACGAGCGTGCCGTTCTCCGGCAGCCGGCCGGCGTGCTCCAGCACCACCGGCGCCGCGCGGTCGGCGACCTCGGTCTCCAGTTCGCCGCCGCCGCGGCGGACGGGCTCGCCGCGCTTCCACGCCGCGTACTGCTCGCCGTACTTCTCGATGATCTCGTCGTGCGTGAGGCCCTGCCACTCACCGGCGTACGTCTCGCGCAGCGCGGCGTCCTGCGCCACGGGCAGGCCCGTGACCGCGCCCAGTTCGGCTGCAGTGGCGGAGGCCCGCCGCAGGTCGGAGGCCACGATGGCGTCCGGCTTCAGGGAGGCGAGCAGCCGGGCGGCGCGGCGCGCCTGCGCCACACCCGTCTCGGTCAGCTCGATGTCCGTGGAGCCCTGGAAGCGGCGCTCCAGGTTCCACGACGTCTGGCCGTGTCGCCAGAGGACGATCTTCCGGCCGGTCTTCCGGAGGGCGGTCGTGCTCAGAACAGATCACCGTCCAGGTCGTCGTCGCCCGCCGCCTCGCGCAGCTTGGCGTGCTCCTCCGCCTTGCCCTTGGTGAGCTTGGCGTCCTCGGGCAGCTCGATCTCGGGGCAGTCCTTCCACAGGCGCTCCAGCGCGTAGAAGACCCGCTCCTCGCTGTGCTGAACGTGGACGACGATGTCGATGTAGTCGAGCAGGATCCAGCGGGCGTCGCGGTCGCCCTCGCGGCGCACCGGCTTGGCGCCGAGGTCCTTGAGCAGGCGCTCCTCGATCTCGTCGACGATCGACTTGACCTGGCGGTCGTTGGGCGCCGAGGCGAGCAGGAAGGCGTCGGTGATCGACAGCACGTCGCTGACGTCGTACGCGATGATGTCGTGCGCGAGCCGGTCGGCCGCGGCCTGGGCGGCGGCGGTGATGAGCTCGATGGAGCGGTCCGTGGCGGTCACTGGCCATGCTTTCGGGTTGGCGGGCAGATCCTTACAAGGGTCTCATGTACCGCCGACCCCGCCCGCGCGGAACGTCCCGCGCGGGCCGGGCACCTGCCGATGGCCTGGTCAGGACGGGTCAGGACGGCTTGTAGTCCTTGCCCAGGGTCACCACGATGTCGGCGTTCACGGCGTT contains these protein-coding regions:
- the rsfS gene encoding ribosome silencing factor, coding for MTATDRSIELITAAAQAAADRLAHDIIAYDVSDVLSITDAFLLASAPNDRQVKSIVDEIEERLLKDLGAKPVRREGDRDARWILLDYIDIVVHVQHSEERVFYALERLWKDCPEIELPEDAKLTKGKAEEHAKLREAAGDDDLDGDLF
- the leuS gene encoding leucine--tRNA ligase translates to MSETNTPAEAAEAHRYTAAMAADIEARWQDVWDAEGTYEAPNPTGDLAGAESAEAAAVVARPKKFIMDMFPYPSGAGLHVGHPLGYIATDVFARHQRMSGHNVLHTLGFDAFGLPAEQYAVQTGTHPRVSTEANIENMKVQLRRLGLGHDKRRSFATIDPDYYKWTQWIFLQIYNSWYDADAAKARPIAELVAAFEDGSREVPGGRSWAELTAGERADALNEHRLAYASDAPVNWCPGLGTVLANEEVTADGRSERGNFPVFKAKLSQWNMRITAYADRLLDDLDALDWPEAIKLQQRNWIGRSEGARVDFAVGDDAITVFTTRPDTLFGATYMVLAPEHALVEKIVPAEWPEGTHQVWTGGAATPGEAVDAYRKQAAAKSDVERQAEAKDKTGVFTGAYATNPVSGDQVPVFIADYVLMGYGTGAIMAVPAHDSRDFEFARAFELSMRCVVEPSDDRDADPAEWEDAFSSYDGTIVNSTGEGVSLDGLGVVEAKAAITAWLAEQGIGEGTVNFRLRDWLFSRQRYWGEPFPIVYDEDGVAHPLPESMLPLELPEVEDYSPRTFEPDDAASKPETPLSRNAEWVNVELDLGDGRGVRSYRRETNTMPNWAGSCWYELRYLDPHNASALVDPAIEQYWMGPREDAPHGGVDLYVGGAEHAVLHLLYARFWSKVLFDLGHVSSAEPFHKLFNQGMIQAYAYTDARGVYVPAAEVEERDGGYFYRGEPVKREHGKMGKSLKNAVTPDEICEEYGADTLRLYEMAMGPLDVSRPWDTRAVVGQYRLLQRLWRNIVDEETGAVTVVDAEPGEDTLRALHKAIDGAGADMAGLRFNTAIAKITELNNALTKAGRPLERSVAERLVLLIAPLAPHIAEELWHRLGHPDSVVHQDFPVADPAYVVDESVTCVVQIKGKVKARLEVPPTISEGDLEQLALADEAVVAALGGAEIRKVIVRAPKLVNIVV
- a CDS encoding histidine phosphatase family protein gives rise to the protein MSTTALRKTGRKIVLWRHGQTSWNLERRFQGSTDIELTETGVAQARRAARLLASLKPDAIVASDLRRASATAAELGAVTGLPVAQDAALRETYAGEWQGLTHDEIIEKYGEQYAAWKRGEPVRRGGGELETEVADRAAPVVLEHAGRLPENGTLVVVSHGGTIRTTIGRLLGLEAYAWESLGGLSNCCWSVLGEGARGWRLMEHNAGTLPEPVLGDDD